TCAACGGTGAGGTCAATGCTGCCAAACCCGGACCAATTTCTAAAACATTATCACCCGGACGCGGATTGACAGAACGCACGATTTTGGCAATGACACGTTGGTCATGTAAAAAGTTTTGACCAAATCGTTTTCGAGCCTGATGCCCTTCTTCTTTTGGGTTTAAGGCATTAATTTGATACATAAAACATTTCCAACGTGAATAAATGATACAAAATCAGTGACGTGCTAAATCTAGCGCTAAATCGACAGCAACATGCAAACTTGAACTTTTGGCTTGTCCAGTGCCTGCAAGGGAGAGTGCTGTACCATGGTCAACTGATGTACGAATGAAAGGCAAGCCTAAGGTAATGTTAATGGCTTCCCCGAATCCTTGAGATTTTAACACAGGTAAACCCTGATCGTGATACATCGCTAAAACCGCATCGGCATCTTTTAAATTTTCAGGGGTAAATAAGGTGTCGGCAGGCAGGCTTAAACTCATCTGAATACCCTGATCACGATAACGTTGTAATACAGGATTAATCACTTCAATTTCTTCCATACCCAAATACCCATCTTCACCGGCATGTGGGTTTAAACCACAAACTAAAATATTGGGCTGATCAATCTTAAATTTGGTTTTTAGGTCATGAATTAAGATATCGATGACTTGATGTAAGCGCTGTTTGGTAATGGCATCGGGGACATCACGAAGTGCTAAATGCGTAGTGGCTAAAGCAACTCTTAATGTTTTAGTGGCAAGCATCATCACTACCCGTTCGACACCTGCAAACTCTTGGTAATATTCAGTATGGCCGCTAAAGTGAATCCCCGCATCATTGATCACTGACTTTTGTACCGGCGCCGTCGCTACGCCAACACTTTTGCCTGACATGGCATATTCAGCAGAGCGGCGCAGTTGTTCTAATACATATGCAGCATTTTGTGGATTGAGTTCGCCGAGTACCACCTCTTGAGCTAGAGGCACATGCTCAACCAACAATTGCCCTTTTAAAGCAGAGGATGACTGATGCTGATATTCAATCAATTCAACATGCTTGCCCAAAACTTCAATGCGTTTTTTCAGCATATCAAGATCAGCCAGCACCACGATTGGATGTTCATCCACTCGATCGGCCAAAGTTAAACAAATATCGGG
The sequence above is drawn from the Acinetobacter lanii genome and encodes:
- the pdxA gene encoding 4-hydroxythreonine-4-phosphate dehydrogenase PdxA, which translates into the protein MLPLYVTSGEPAGIGPDICLTLADRVDEHPIVVLADLDMLKKRIEVLGKHVELIEYQHQSSSALKGQLLVEHVPLAQEVVLGELNPQNAAYVLEQLRRSAEYAMSGKSVGVATAPVQKSVINDAGIHFSGHTEYYQEFAGVERVVMMLATKTLRVALATTHLALRDVPDAITKQRLHQVIDILIHDLKTKFKIDQPNILVCGLNPHAGEDGYLGMEEIEVINPVLQRYRDQGIQMSLSLPADTLFTPENLKDADAVLAMYHDQGLPVLKSQGFGEAINITLGLPFIRTSVDHGTALSLAGTGQAKSSSLHVAVDLALDLARH